A window of Armatimonadota bacterium contains these coding sequences:
- a CDS encoding DUF302 domain-containing protein — protein MADERIIEVAEGPSISSKLGEGVERHASAIRLPVSYGIKVWIERPYERVLAAVKEKLVQEGLVIAYEADVRKFISNLSGADFPHYTILGVWHPTWANQALHLDLDCGLLLPFGLVVYEQTNGTVVEAVDPIVLFAIPGGADLQELARTVKMKLEDVVDHVFALLD, from the coding sequence GTGGCTGACGAGAGAATCATTGAAGTTGCAGAAGGACCAAGCATTTCATCCAAATTGGGCGAGGGAGTTGAACGTCATGCATCTGCCATTCGTCTCCCTGTTAGTTATGGCATCAAGGTGTGGATAGAAAGACCTTATGAACGGGTATTAGCTGCAGTGAAAGAAAAGCTTGTGCAAGAGGGTTTGGTGATAGCTTACGAAGCTGACGTCCGAAAATTCATCAGTAATCTTAGCGGTGCAGACTTCCCACATTACACAATATTGGGCGTTTGGCATCCAACGTGGGCAAATCAAGCACTGCATCTCGACCTCGACTGCGGTCTCCTTCTTCCATTTGGGCTTGTTGTTTATGAGCAAACGAATGGCACGGTTGTTGAGGCTGTCGATCCAATAGTGCTCTTCGCAATTCCTGGTGGAGCCGACCTTCAGGAGTTAGCTCGCACTGTAAAAATGAAGCTCGAGGATGTAGTTGACCATGTCTTTGCCTTACTTGATTAG
- the trxB gene encoding thioredoxin-disulfide reductase: MKSLDLYDVVIIGGGPAGLSAGIYAMRSRLKTILLEKYLPGGQMVLIDHIENYPGFPGGTSGLEITSRMEEQARLLGLEIISSEVQSLDLSRRDKVVHSSTGDYHTKTIIIASGATPRRLGLPNEDRLTGKGVSYCATCDGIFFKGKEIAVVGGGDSAVQDAVFLSRFANKIAIIHRRDTLRACKILQERVFKNPKITVKWNTIAVEILGKEKVEGLVIENVATGKRETLPVEGVFVLVGTDPNTEFVHGAVVTDEQGYILTNEEMQTNVPGVFAAGDCRRKSLRQLITAAADGAIAAVSAEKYIESLEQ, from the coding sequence ATGAAAAGCTTGGATTTATACGACGTCGTCATAATCGGAGGTGGGCCTGCCGGGCTTTCGGCAGGTATTTATGCAATGCGGTCGCGCCTAAAGACCATACTGCTTGAGAAATACTTACCAGGCGGACAGATGGTTCTTATCGACCACATAGAAAACTACCCTGGCTTCCCTGGAGGAACCTCTGGTCTTGAAATTACATCACGAATGGAAGAACAGGCTCGCTTGCTGGGACTCGAAATAATCTCAAGCGAGGTCCAATCGCTAGACCTTTCGAGACGTGACAAGGTAGTCCATTCATCAACCGGCGATTACCATACCAAGACCATTATTATTGCATCAGGTGCGACGCCACGTCGATTAGGACTTCCAAATGAAGACCGGCTTACCGGCAAAGGAGTCTCATACTGCGCCACATGCGATGGCATTTTCTTCAAAGGAAAAGAGATTGCGGTGGTTGGCGGTGGTGATTCCGCAGTTCAAGATGCAGTATTTCTTAGCAGATTTGCTAACAAGATTGCTATCATCCACCGCAGGGATACTCTGCGAGCTTGCAAGATTCTTCAGGAACGCGTTTTTAAAAACCCAAAAATCACAGTCAAATGGAATACGATCGCCGTCGAAATTCTCGGCAAAGAAAAAGTCGAGGGATTAGTAATCGAAAATGTAGCGACCGGCAAACGAGAAACCCTGCCAGTCGAGGGAGTATTTGTGCTTGTCGGCACGGACCCGAACACGGAGTTTGTTCATGGGGCTGTGGTAACTGACGAACAAGGATACATATTAACTAACGAGGAAATGCAGACTAACGTTCCCGGCGTCTTCGCGGCTGGCGATTGCCGAAGAAAATCCCTACGCCAGTTGATCACCGCCGCCGCTGACGGTGCAATAGCGGCTGTATCGGCGGAGAAGTATATCGAATCGCTGGAACAATAA
- a CDS encoding thioredoxin family protein, producing MRQLIPEQDKEFLKAKFADELENEVTVVAFTEKAENLELPGLECEFCKETAQLVDEVAELSDLIKVEHREYTPSDEMVAKLGIDKLPAIILMADSIKGIRYFGIPGGFEFSSLIEDIVDVSKNITDLSNEAKEKVRGINQDVHIQVFVTPTCPYCPSAVRIAHQMAIENPEHIVADAIEATEFPHLVSKYDISAVPTVVINDKVQFEGALPDYEFADKIAEALSA from the coding sequence ATGAGGCAATTGATTCCCGAGCAAGATAAAGAGTTTCTCAAGGCAAAGTTTGCAGATGAATTAGAGAATGAGGTAACAGTTGTTGCATTTACTGAAAAGGCTGAGAACTTGGAGCTGCCTGGCTTGGAGTGCGAGTTCTGCAAGGAAACAGCTCAGCTAGTTGACGAGGTGGCTGAGCTTTCAGATTTAATTAAGGTTGAGCATAGGGAATACACGCCATCCGATGAAATGGTGGCTAAGCTTGGAATTGACAAGCTTCCGGCGATTATACTAATGGCTGACAGTATTAAGGGCATTCGGTACTTTGGTATTCCTGGTGGGTTTGAATTCAGCTCATTAATCGAGGACATTGTGGATGTTTCGAAAAACATCACAGATTTATCAAACGAAGCTAAGGAAAAGGTCCGAGGTATCAACCAGGATGTCCATATACAAGTATTCGTCACACCAACTTGTCCTTACTGCCCGTCTGCTGTTCGGATTGCCCACCAAATGGCAATCGAGAACCCCGAGCACATAGTGGCGGATGCAATCGAGGCAACTGAGTTTCCGCATCTAGTCAGCAAGTATGACATCAGCGCAGTACCGACCGTGGTGATTAACGACAAAGTTCAGTTTGAGGGTGCATTGCCCGATTATGAGTTCGCAGATAAAATTGCCGAGGCTCTAAGCGCATAA
- a CDS encoding DMT family transporter produces the protein MGRISEDQASCQNITFGPIWLTISATLFAIVAVMVRLAGLQGISGSETTFVRFMFGLASVGLLHKFGIAQMHFYRKWLLAARGITGGVAILFYYLSLASVKGPGQTPLTNSVLLGNSYFIFTPIFGALLIKERLRFGTILAVVAALIGLYLVIQPNFSHIRTGDIYGLAAGVISGLAIVIIRELRKTESAISIFFSFCVFGALAGLIGMLFEGAVLPNFYGWLVLLVMGIASTAGQLSMTYALRWSRAGEAGIIQMTTVIYSSIAGILWLGDPFNWMILLGAIIVFSSAIYISIVQNLQVAEK, from the coding sequence ATGGGAAGAATTTCGGAAGACCAAGCGAGTTGCCAAAATATCACTTTTGGCCCCATATGGTTAACCATCTCAGCCACTCTTTTTGCAATAGTGGCCGTAATGGTGCGGCTTGCCGGGTTGCAGGGTATTTCTGGTTCGGAAACAACATTTGTTCGCTTTATGTTTGGATTGGCAAGTGTGGGACTGCTCCATAAATTTGGCATTGCCCAAATGCATTTTTATCGGAAGTGGCTACTCGCAGCCAGAGGAATTACTGGTGGTGTTGCAATCCTTTTTTATTATCTTAGTCTTGCGTCTGTCAAAGGGCCGGGACAGACTCCGTTAACGAATAGTGTTCTTTTGGGCAACTCCTATTTCATATTTACACCCATTTTTGGAGCACTTCTGATTAAAGAAAGGCTTAGGTTTGGCACAATCCTTGCGGTTGTAGCTGCCCTTATTGGCTTGTACCTTGTTATTCAGCCGAACTTCAGTCACATCAGGACTGGAGATATCTATGGCTTAGCGGCTGGTGTGATTTCAGGATTGGCAATAGTGATAATAAGGGAGCTAAGGAAAACCGAATCAGCTATCTCTATATTTTTCTCGTTTTGCGTATTCGGGGCGCTAGCAGGTTTAATTGGGATGCTCTTTGAGGGAGCAGTTTTACCCAATTTTTATGGTTGGCTGGTTTTATTGGTGATGGGGATAGCAAGTACTGCAGGTCAGCTGTCAATGACTTATGCTCTCCGATGGTCACGCGCTGGTGAGGCGGGAATAATTCAAATGACAACCGTTATTTATTCATCCATAGCAGGTATTCTCTGGCTGGGTGACCCTTTTAATTGGATGATTTTACTTGGCGCAATTATAGTCTTTAGTAGTGCAATATATATTTCTATTGTTCAGAATCTGCAAGTAGCGGAGAAATAG
- a CDS encoding NAD(P)/FAD-dependent oxidoreductase encodes MVSGVFGGKIWDVLIIGAGPAGLSAAVNAKARNLKGIAFDFREPASKPKIYPEVTNYLGLPKVTGAELACHFMRHFSNTGFLYKKQRALNVTQDGNNNFMVTTDSEVHRSRTVIITTGVAQSRVLPGEEQYLGKGVSYCVTCDGALFRGKDVVVVGYIPEGEEEANSLAGFARRVTYVATYENVQMLDKSVEVIHANPVAIIGDARARAIKTQIGEIHADGIFIIREAVPVTTLLSGLEVTDGFIKVDRQMATSIPGVFAAGDCTGGPFQIAKAVGEGQVAALSAARYVYKLKEKEMSENEAIDSRAR; translated from the coding sequence ATGGTTTCCGGTGTGTTCGGAGGCAAAATTTGGGATGTTTTGATAATAGGCGCAGGGCCGGCAGGCTTATCAGCGGCGGTAAATGCAAAAGCAAGAAATTTAAAAGGAATTGCGTTTGACTTCCGCGAACCTGCAAGTAAGCCGAAAATCTACCCTGAGGTGACGAATTACTTAGGATTGCCCAAAGTTACTGGTGCTGAATTAGCTTGTCATTTCATGCGCCACTTCTCGAACACAGGCTTCTTATATAAGAAACAACGGGCACTCAATGTTACGCAAGATGGTAACAATAATTTCATGGTTACCACCGACAGCGAAGTTCATCGAAGCCGAACGGTTATTATTACCACAGGCGTGGCCCAATCGCGGGTACTGCCGGGTGAGGAACAGTATCTTGGTAAAGGAGTTTCCTACTGCGTTACTTGCGATGGGGCTTTGTTCCGCGGCAAGGACGTAGTTGTCGTAGGTTATATACCAGAGGGAGAGGAGGAAGCGAATTCACTGGCCGGATTTGCTCGGCGTGTGACGTATGTTGCAACATACGAAAATGTGCAAATGCTCGACAAGTCGGTTGAGGTTATTCACGCGAATCCTGTGGCAATAATTGGAGATGCACGTGCTCGCGCCATCAAAACACAGATTGGGGAGATACATGCCGATGGTATATTTATCATACGCGAAGCCGTTCCGGTGACAACATTACTTTCGGGACTTGAAGTGACCGACGGCTTTATAAAGGTAGATAGACAGATGGCGACAAGCATCCCTGGTGTCTTCGCTGCTGGTGATTGCACAGGCGGGCCGTTCCAAATTGCAAAAGCCGTTGGTGAAGGTCAGGTGGCTGCATTGAGCGCCGCAAGGTATGTGTATAAACTAAAAGAAAAGGAGATGTCCGAAAATGAGGCAATTGATTCCCGAGCAAGATAA
- a CDS encoding type II secretion system protein has protein sequence MRIYSKGFTIIELLVVIAISALLAGLLFPVIISARMACRKSQCATNLKQIGIAFDLYTNDWDGVLPCPGGRYGDLSYWDQEGNGGIRPYLKERGRGEHGLLCCPAYTGRWRSKYSPRTYSMNEYLRWPPDIPYPQCIKYLCGIPKRQIIQPERTILLYEGIPADEESPFGEGFVYRCGNWEWVMGYRPTKNKYWQSANRPMHARMNNYLMCDGHVITMEPEKYPFAPSDPANNLWYVTRLR, from the coding sequence ATGAGAATTTATTCAAAAGGCTTTACAATCATCGAATTGCTTGTTGTGATAGCCATTTCAGCACTCCTAGCTGGCTTACTTTTCCCTGTGATTATCTCCGCACGCATGGCATGTAGGAAATCTCAATGTGCAACAAACCTCAAACAAATTGGGATAGCATTCGATCTCTACACAAACGATTGGGATGGAGTTCTCCCCTGTCCCGGTGGCCGCTATGGAGATCTCTCATACTGGGACCAGGAAGGCAACGGTGGAATTCGCCCTTACCTTAAGGAGAGAGGTAGAGGTGAACACGGACTACTTTGCTGCCCAGCGTACACTGGCCGTTGGCGCTCAAAGTACTCGCCGCGCACCTACAGCATGAATGAGTATTTAAGATGGCCACCAGATATCCCTTATCCGCAATGCATTAAATACCTATGCGGGATTCCCAAACGTCAAATAATACAGCCTGAGCGAACAATCCTACTGTACGAAGGCATACCTGCAGATGAGGAAAGCCCTTTTGGAGAAGGTTTTGTATACCGATGCGGCAACTGGGAATGGGTTATGGGATATCGGCCGACAAAGAACAAGTATTGGCAGAGCGCTAATCGGCCGATGCACGCCAGGATGAACAATTACCTTATGTGTGACGGCCATGTGATAACAATGGAGCCCGAAAAATATCCTTTTGCCCCATCAGATCCTGCCAACAACCTTTGGTACGTAACGAGACTCAGATAA
- a CDS encoding STAS domain-containing protein, giving the protein MAETWHVSKLDVDIHYIDDIPIIEAKGECDLITSRKLKEAADNLLETGRNKIIFDLRNMVYIDSAGFRVLLDTKNRATEKGGDIVLVSLTEPVDRAFKLLRLDELIIRAETIEEAIKHLKSIA; this is encoded by the coding sequence GTGGCAGAAACCTGGCATGTCTCAAAACTAGATGTGGATATTCACTATATTGATGATATTCCCATAATTGAAGCCAAGGGTGAATGCGACTTAATCACTAGCCGAAAATTAAAGGAGGCCGCCGATAACCTCCTCGAAACGGGTCGAAACAAAATTATTTTCGATTTAAGAAATATGGTTTACATTGACAGCGCAGGATTCAGAGTTCTCCTTGATACGAAAAATAGAGCAACCGAAAAGGGTGGCGATATTGTTCTAGTTAGCTTAACTGAACCCGTTGACCGAGCATTTAAACTCCTTCGCTTGGATGAACTTATTATTAGAGCCGAAACAATTGAAGAAGCTATCAAGCACCTGAAATCAATTGCCTAA
- a CDS encoding BlaI/MecI/CopY family transcriptional regulator, whose protein sequence is MNSSTGIKDYVGIRKGLDGQSLGELEAQILDIVWDLEPPITASKVFKIMYPRRELSYSTIMLTMSKLARKGFLIQERSGNKKTDAFVYTPAISRMEMATKLLEEISKQIFRKPFVQAIRDLVK, encoded by the coding sequence TTGAACAGCAGTACTGGTATAAAGGATTATGTGGGCATTCGCAAAGGTCTTGACGGCCAATCATTGGGTGAGCTGGAAGCTCAAATTCTCGACATTGTGTGGGACTTGGAACCACCTATTACCGCATCAAAAGTTTTTAAAATAATGTATCCTAGACGGGAGCTATCTTATTCGACTATCATGCTCACAATGTCGAAGCTAGCGCGAAAAGGTTTTTTAATTCAGGAGCGATCTGGCAACAAAAAGACCGATGCTTTTGTGTACACTCCAGCAATCTCAAGAATGGAAATGGCAACAAAGCTTTTGGAAGAAATCTCAAAGCAAATTTTCCGAAAGCCTTTTGTTCAGGCTATCCGCGACCTTGTTAAGTGA
- a CDS encoding alkaline phosphatase → MLLKNHLLRLILYFHIVFFSIFIFGSEISAARNIILMIGDGMGYQHVNAASYYLTGAAGNLSFERFYKCGVTTYSANNPITDSAAAATAMATGHKVNNNVVSQAPDGSPYQTILEYAKGKGKRTGLVTNVPITHATPAAFGAHESSRNNYISIGNDYLSSSRPDIIFGGGDPARGGSSYFSASQVATAQTLGYQVVYNNSQMSVLNPATTSRAIGLFAGGDMTYEYDRLPDNLEPHLSQMTIKALDIMDADSDGFFLMIEGGLIDHAAHGNWIERTTCEVVEFHNSVQAVLNWMQGRSDTLLIVVADHETGGLTVTNRGAGVYPLASWTSTGHTAANVPLYTTGADSFLIDAYVANGVVDNTDIYFFMRDAFDVVPEPSGIFVLAAGICMFFPMCRRLRQ, encoded by the coding sequence ATGCTTCTTAAAAACCACTTACTACGGCTTATCCTTTATTTCCATATTGTCTTCTTTAGTATTTTCATATTCGGTAGCGAAATATCTGCCGCTAGAAACATCATCCTAATGATAGGAGATGGCATGGGCTACCAGCATGTGAATGCCGCAAGTTACTATCTTACAGGTGCCGCTGGTAATCTTTCGTTCGAGCGATTTTATAAATGCGGAGTAACCACGTATTCAGCGAATAACCCAATTACGGATTCTGCCGCAGCTGCTACTGCCATGGCAACAGGGCATAAGGTTAATAATAACGTTGTCTCGCAAGCGCCAGATGGTTCGCCATATCAAACAATTTTGGAATATGCAAAGGGAAAAGGCAAGCGCACCGGTCTTGTTACCAATGTTCCTATTACTCATGCGACGCCAGCTGCCTTTGGGGCGCACGAGTCATCGAGAAACAATTACATAAGCATTGGCAATGACTACTTAAGCTCATCACGTCCAGATATAATTTTCGGCGGCGGTGATCCTGCACGCGGCGGGTCAAGTTATTTTAGCGCATCCCAAGTTGCAACTGCCCAGACGCTGGGATATCAGGTGGTCTATAACAATTCTCAAATGTCTGTTCTAAATCCAGCAACGACCAGCCGTGCCATTGGTCTTTTTGCGGGCGGCGATATGACTTATGAATACGACCGTCTTCCTGATAACTTGGAACCCCATTTGAGTCAGATGACTATTAAAGCTTTGGATATCATGGATGCCGATTCTGATGGCTTTTTCCTGATGATTGAGGGAGGGTTAATAGACCATGCCGCTCATGGAAATTGGATAGAGCGAACTACATGCGAGGTTGTGGAATTTCACAATTCTGTTCAAGCAGTGCTGAATTGGATGCAGGGGCGGTCAGATACTCTGCTTATAGTTGTTGCTGATCACGAAACTGGCGGCTTAACTGTTACTAATCGAGGTGCTGGTGTTTATCCGCTTGCTTCATGGACCTCTACAGGTCATACAGCAGCAAACGTACCACTCTATACTACGGGCGCTGATTCGTTTCTGATAGATGCTTACGTAGCTAATGGAGTAGTAGACAATACCGACATATATTTCTTCATGAGGGACGCTTTCGATGTTGTGCCCGAGCCTTCAGGTATCTTTGTTCTTGCCGCTGGAATCTGCATGTTCTTTCCGATGTGCCGAAGACTTCGCCAATAA